The following nucleotide sequence is from Mangifera indica cultivar Alphonso chromosome 17, CATAS_Mindica_2.1, whole genome shotgun sequence.
tgtTATCTATGAATACCCATTAGCACTTTTGTATTGATTGTATGCTATAAATATCTAGAAACGGAAATTTCAGTCCCATGTTAGGTTAATTGTAATATTGCTACAAATGGTATTTCCCAAGAattaattcttttcttcttctgtgGATTGAATTTTGTGCTCCTGTGTTTAGTGAAGTTTTGTTCATGTTGATAGCAAGGTGAGCTGACGAAGAGGGAGTATCAGAGGAAGATTAAAGTGCTAAATAAGCACAAGAAACGTGGAGCTACTGCAGAATCATTGGAAAAAACGAAAGCAGCTGTGGCTTATTTGCACACAAGATTCATAGTTGACATGCAGTGTATGGATTCCACAGTTACAGAAGTAAATTGTTTACGTGATGAGGAGTTGTACCCAAAACTTGTTGCTCTTGTTGATGGGtaagtttacattttttaaaacttattggGCATTCCCAATGCTGGCTTGCTCCAGTATGGTTTCctcttaaattttgtttaccATAGATGGCTTGTATTAAGATTTCACATTCTGATGCTTTTATGTGGTCCAAATACAGATTGGTTCCTTGCTTTGCATCGCATTTTGATCATGATTTAGTATATACTAAATAGTTGCCTGAGCAGTACTTTTCTAGCATCTCATTCATTACCTTtatcatttcaatcttttttttttttttccagtgaTTGATCAGTAATCTTATCTGTTTCTTTCAGTGTTATTGGTGAATGCATTCTCATTTCCTCAGTTCTTTTATGTATTGTTGCCCTACCTTTGCACTTATCAGAATGGGAAccataaatgtttaaaatcttGTCTGCAGGATGTCTAAAATGTGGAAAACTATGAGTGAACATCATGACAGCCAGCTGGAGATTGTTACAGACCTCAAGTCCCTTGAAGTTACAAATGCTCCCAGGGAAACAACCAAGCAGCATTATGATCGCACTAGACAACTCTGTAGTAGTGTTAATCTATGGCACTCACAGTTTGAAAAGCTTGTGAACCATAAAAAACAGTTTATCCAATTTCTGAACAGCTGGTTAAAGTCAAATCTCATCCCCATTGAAAGCAGCTTAAAAGAGAGAGTCTCATCCCCATCAAGGCCCCCAAATCCCCCAATCCTAGCCCTCCTTCATTCATGGAACGATAATCTTGAAAAGCTTCCGGATGAGCTAGCCAAATCTGCAATTTCCTCCTTTGCTGCTGTGATAAACACCATAATTCTTCTTCAGGAGGAAGAGATGAAGCTGAAGGAAAAGTGTGATGAAACCAGGAAAGAATATATTCGAAAGAGCCAAGCATTTGGTGAATGGTGCCACAAGTACCAAAAGAGAAATGCATCCAGTGAATCAGAAGCAGGGAAGAGTGAAGATGCAAATGTGAAGGATGCTGTTATGGAGAGGCAATTTGTGGTTGAGAGCTTGAAGAAGAGGTTGGATGAGGAAGTTGAAGATCACAACAGACATTGTCTTCAAGTCAGAGAAAAGTCTCTAGGGAGTCTTAAGATCCGCTTGCCTGAGCTGTTCCGTGCCATGTCAGACTATACTCATACCTGTTCCGATGCTTATGAAAGACTGAGAACCCTCATCCAATCACAGAATACCAATGGTGGTTCTGCACACTAACTCAGCCCAGTTATTCAAGTAATTCTGATAAAGTTAGACCTTGTTCATCTGTAGTTTTAGTAAggaatgttttttattttcttgagaATGCATATCAATCCTTGTTCTAGAGTGGAGAAGTTTTGTTCTTGTATTAATTTTGGCTCTATGCTAGTTGGATTTTCTGATGATTAAAATGAAAAGTGCAGCAACACTATACTGTTCCATTCTctcttgttttatataattcacCTTGTTATGGGTGCTGAATTAGCATCAAGATTTTTTGAGGTCTTCACTAAATGAAGTTGACTGAGCTATGTCAGTTCCGTTCCAAGAGGAACCAAAATGGGATGTCGGGTACCTGCAGTTCCAGTTCTTCCCAGTTACTTTGCTCAGCCCTACTTTTTAAGCCAAGCCAAAGTTCAATTTTGTAGCCATCCTGGAGTCATAACCATGGATAAAATGATGTAAAAAAATTGAGCattgtttgtattttatttgtTCGGTTTCATCTTGAAGAGCCCATTTCAACTCAACTGTTTATACAAAATAGTTCTCTTGATCTCAGATTTGTTCTGTACGATAAAGTTTGAATTATCTTCTCCTGCCAGGCCACATATATATGCAAGCAGATTAAGCCATCGGTAAGCTGTATGCCCTTCAAACTTCAACTTTGTTTATGATCTCAATACAAAGTAAAAGCACGAGTACAAAAAGGAAAGCCTTGAATGTTCTCAACGTTTTTCTTCCTTCTTACTTTGATCATTCATGATCTAAGTCTAAGCGGCCTCAAACTCAAAAGCCTCTTTGTATTCACAAATGGAAGACACCATGATGAAAAGCAGAGAGAATCTTGCAGCagtaataatattaatcttttGTATCTTTATGCAAcgtatatttaatttgtttaaggCATGCTATGCTATGCTTCCATGTCTCCACATATTTGAATTGCTTCACTTTTCTTCAACAGAATTTGATGAGACTTAAATGGAGTCATCTCAAAAGATGGAGCCGGGAAAACCCAAACCCATATGCCGCTTACAAATTAGCATCATTAAATTTACATAAACATGAATTCAATCCAAGCTTTTCAAACTTCATTAAAGtttggataaaatgatataaattcgAATCTAagaattgtatttattttcataaaaaaaccgttttgaatattcaaatataaacaTCAGATCAAATCAAAAGTTATATTAtgttcaaactcaattaaaatatCGATTTATCGATCATAAACTGATTCGTTTAGTTTCAAACCCATATCAAATTGAGTCTTATTTGAACTTGGCTGGCATAGATTCCAACCCACTTTACATTTCATCATATTAAAGATAGCTAGAATCACATAATTTGGAATTCTTGCTGTAACAACCATAAATACTGATGTAGGCAGTTGAcactttttaatttcattttttgtggAATTGACATGGTCAAGCTTGTTCTTCATAAGCATGGTTTTACTTAGATGAGTTTGAGATTCTGCTCgtatttaataataatgatttggATATCTATAATCATAGGCAATCtttgattactttgataatctttgttgataataaaatatttcaacaacCTTCTAATATCAAAgtaatgtgacaaataatataaaaataatattaccaaGATGACGTGACAGTCTTTCTTGATAAAAAATTGTCGTTCATTCTGCCACTACTCAGTCTACCAGAATGAACAACGAGATCAACACAGCAAAACATAATCCTCTGCTATCAAGCATGAGGCCACAGTACCATTTAGTTCAATAAGGCATCTATTCCAAGACTACACATATGTTCTTTTGTATATGGAAATTTCAAATGACTTTGACGGTATGAAGAAAAACCAATCCAGTTATACAAACATCATTTAGCAACTAGGGCTAGatcatacaaaaaatatatcagGCTACtctaaaatgaatgaaaaggaTATCTGCTCAGCAAAATCCTAAACAAAGCAGAGTCCACATATGACAATTATAGAGTAGACACTGCAATTCATGAATATTGTGTCAATTACCTTCTGCAGCAACAAGCCTACCTCCAAAACCTTGCTTGCTTGCTGGGCCAAAACATATCCATCAGTTGAAGGAATATTATTTTCTCCTCCGACAGGCCTCTGAAATCCACCCTGATTATCATATAGAAGTTGCGAAAGCACAATTGTTAGATTAGTCAGCAAAACTAGATAGAGAGGACTAAACCTTATAATGTTGCTTCCTAGCAGAGGAAATCCAACATATGACAAAACAACTAAAAGGGCCACTGCCACAGAACAAAGAAGGCGGGTATGTTCTGTTGCAGATATGGCCGAACTTATTTGACTTGGTGTAAATAATCTAGATTGGCATCTCTGTGGTTCCAATTGCTGCTCCTGTTTTGATGTAGAAACAGATGCAGTTCCCTCAGATGATGAGGAGATAGAAGATTGTACTACAACATTAACTTCCGAAGTAGCAGCTCGTAAGTTTTCAATGCTTGTTCCCTGATAAGGCAAGGGTGATACTTCCCTGCTTCCATTGTACTGAGCACTAGTAATATTGTCAGCATCAAAAACAGGATCCTCTTTTAGCACCGTAGAACCAGAGAGAGCACTCTTACCCTTATCTTCACCATCAGGAAAATCTGCATAATAACAACATCCATAAGTCAAATACGAACAAGTTCTCAAGTTCTAACAGCCAACGGTGATTTGAGTCCAAATAAAGACTAGCTCAAGCTTGGATCGAACCCAAAAGTCGAGCCTAAGCTGGTGATGTTGATAAGGTTATACCGGAAAGTGCTGAACAAAAAGAAGGGTCGATAGAgacgaagaaaaagaaaaatagccaaagagaaagaggaatcgccaacaaaaatgaaaaatcacaGGAGAAAATGAATCTGCCAATGACTTTCTAGCTACTCGCTGGATTCAATGACTTGAACGCTTAGGACAGAACACCAAGCCAGCTTTGaatcgaatctaaccctacttaCAACAGATGCTTTGAATAGACAATGGTACTGTGCTTAACACTGAGCCAAATCCAGTATTTCAAAATTTGGACAGACCCTTAGATGAGGATGAACAGTTTAGGACTCGATCTCCCTAATTCTTATTCAATGGTTTTAACTTTTAGCATTACTGTCCCAAAAAGGTAACAAAGTAAAATcaccctaaactttaaaatacaTAGTAAACTGTAGGCAGTAATGTTCAGAATTTACAATGTTCACAATTTTGAAGCTGCAATTCCTACCTAAGCCAGCTTCAATGAGTTTAAACATCCACCATCCACATACAAGAACAAGATAGGCTTTATAACGAAACAACATATGGCCTAATCTCAGAAATTGacataacatttttataatcaaaactGTAACTAACAAGCGAGAGGTAGAGAAGGGTACCAGTGGTTTGATCTGAGAGATGGGGTTCGCGGGAAATTAACGGCTGAGGAGATTCTGTTTTGGAGTCGTCGTGGAATTGAGGTTGAGAAGGAGAAGGGAGGCGACCCTTGATGAAAGCTAAGCGCTCGGATCCTCTTTccaagatttttcttcttctactttcTCTGCTGTTGGCTGCCATTTCAAGTCAATGGAGGTTGGCTCTTTCCTCTTCTCCATCTCCACTGGTTTTCTGACAACAAAAATTCGTCAAAAGCGCAGACTTGAGCCAATCTTTCGGTACTAAACATTGTTAGATTGGGCCTATACAACATTCTAGGCCCATTAAAATCCAAAAATGAATGATGACAAAATGAATTTGTCAGAAGTGGGATTTGAACCCACGCCCCCTTTCGAAGACCAGAACTTGAGTCTGGCGCCTTAGACCACTCGGCCATCCTGACTTCTGTGTTCGTGTGGGTGCCAAAGTTTTACACCTTATATATTTCCTTATGACACGAAAACGTATTTCGATTTCCCACCGTCggaaatattgaattattagCAAATACACCACgacatatcaaaataattggGGCAATAAGAATTTCAAGTAAGAGAATAGGATAATgccattatataattaaataatttaaattaaatatttatatattaaaaaaaacatattaaagaaTATTGAAAATCTTTTAACTCGATTAAGCAGAAAATCTTTTTTGTTCATTAATGGTACCTCCTCACCCCTGATACCACTCTACTGATGCAATAAAATTGTAAGTTAATAGTCTCAATTGTTTTAGAAATATGATTCttgtaaaattcttttaaaaaatgcCAAAACCCGAACGATTTCAACTTCACccttcaaaaatatttcaagtCCATTCATTATTATTACCCGGTAGCGATCTTCTCAAAACCTCATCATTTGCTGTTGATCGAAACCAATTCAACATAAACGGTCAAACACATCATTTGCTGATTGAAATCGGTGCAAACGATCTAAATGATTATCTTCTTTAGATCGTTTGCACAGTCTTGAATCATCAACTATTGACAATTTTATAAGAACTTTCATATGAACCTTTTAGATATCACTGACCTCTTCAGAATCAGCAACCGTGGACAAGTTTTCATGTTCTGAAAGCTTACTGTCTATTTGTTCTGATGACTTATCATCATCAGAATCTAACGCAATAGAGTCGGGCAGAGTTCCGCGTTGGTTTTTGCCTCAATCTATTTTTTGTACTCAAGTTTCTGGTTTCCATGGCAGGATGGTTAGAACCTCGAGCTAATCTCTCACCCCAGCGTGATCCTGCAGGCTTCTGGACCAAGGATGCTGCATCATTGTcctttttattatcataaacatcatcattttcattttcatcatcacCATTTCCATTGACAGCTTCTTTAAGTATCACTTTCAGTATCGCTACCGGTGGAGTCACCTTCTTTATCATAACTCTTTTCCATCTTTGTCTCCATCACTGAGCCTTCATTCAATGCACTCTTTCCATGCCTTTGCTCTTTACTAGTTGCACATTTCCTGAATCACAAATTAAAATGACAACCAGCTAAAGGCTGCATATTCTTCCAGACATAAAAAAGGTTCTCCAATTAAAACATGTCTTTATCTTCTTCGAAATTAAAGTAGACCACAAATCTAAATGCTTGTGTGTAGTGTAGAATTCCTGAATCTTTTACACAGCATACCAAAGATAAGTAATAGTAAAATCAGTAAAGGAAATTCATGCACATCCAAAAGACTACCATGTCGCACAAATTGTAGTTTAAAGAACTGTGATGGCcgtaactaaaatttaatttgaacagCAAAGGcaatcaaattgaataaatcTTACTTTAATAGCTCTATAGCCTCATCAATGGCCTGATCATAATCATCTGTACATTGTcccaaaaaaagagaaatcgGTTACCGAGATTGCACAATGtataaaacaaaagtttgaaataagaAACAGTAAAAAAATACATGTTGAAAAATGTGTCATTGCAAAGCATGTGAGGAAAATGGATAACATCACTGTAGaacttcaaactcaaattcagcaacttcttctgtttctttctgctttatttttttttttttaattattcaaaagtATGTGTAGTATTGTGTCAATTAATTCAGCCATAATTGATGAAAGTAATTTTAAGCAAGCTTAAGTTGTGTTCAGACAGAATATTTACACCTCAAAGAGTTGTAAACAAGCTTCTCATTCAATGTTGTGAACCATATTAATCTGGTCTGGTTACATATTTGCATGTGAGGTTGTGAACTTCCATTAATATAAATCTAACCTTCTAGTAACAACATagaaaaaccaaagaaaaaagttaaatcTTACCAAATGTATAGCTGATAGACCTACGACTCCTATAAGAACGAGTTATCCCAACAGCAAAAGAATTTCTAAAGCCATTCAGCAGGAGCATCTCTTGTCTTTTTTTTCCGTTTACATGACCTTTCTTTCTTCTATTAAATGGAGGAGagagaatattaataatagttaCCAATGTGAAGAATTAATGAATTAGAAATGGCATAAAATTATGATGCCTCCTCAAGATTATTAATATACAACCACAAAATGTTGTATGTAAGCTTGCCTTATGAAACTCTTCAGCAACAGGAATACCATCATTGGCAATTGTCTTGCCAACAGCAACTTTTGCCACAACTTTGCTAGATGACAGTTCATCCTGCCATTACCAAGCATGCAAAAAGTGAATCAAGGCATTTAATCCTGAAACAAATAGTTGTTACCTTACCACAACTTTGCAAAATTCCTCGAGAAGGTAGCAAGTGTTTTCCATTGTGCACAGGTAGCTGGTAGAGTTAAAAATGCTTTTCCTTTACATTTGGTTTTTAACCCAGTTTTGTTTACTTCCTTGTACAATCTATAACCAATAGATGTATTTCCATCATACCTGCATAAACAGCATACATATTGTCAATACTAATGAagcaataaattatataaaaaccaCATTGTGTTGGACAATTACCAGTATGAACTTCCATTTGCAtcttttccaattttatttttgcgGAACTAGAAACTTGAGTTCCTTGTTTTAGGGCATCATTAATGTAAGACACAGCATCATCCTGCTGTAAACAGTAAACCGATAGACATCACCATATCAAAGTTCAAAAAAGGGCAACAACTAACTGCAGCTTTCGTACACCTTTATATATGTTGGCAGTGAACAATAAAATGGGCAACACAACTATATGTGTTTCTTTATTTGTATCTCacataaaaaagatgaaaaaaataaacgaTAGAGAAGAATCCAGGGATTGAAGCACTCAAAATTACCAACTCTATTAAAACTAATTATGCCCTGCAAGGAGGCAGAATATATTACATCAGCTCAGATTTCACAAAGTGCTTTGAGAATTAGTAGCCGACAAGTTGGTGCTAATTCTTTGAATCTGGATATTTCCTCTCTGCCAAAGAAAGAGCAGCAAAAAACCGCTACTGTCATAAATTGATATCAACAATCATGATGGTTGgatagaaagagagagaaacaagcCATTAATACCCCTTAACTGCAGTTAATGGAGTCTCCCCTTCAGCAACCTACAATACAATATTGAGCAAAAGATGCAAATGATTGAAATGATAGGCATAGGAGTAAAATCAGGAGTAACACACTCTAAAATGCCTTACCCATGGCCACCACAGAGCAAGTTTCTTACGAAGTACAGAAACCCATGCATCAGAATCATTTAATAGTTTACTCACAGGTGGTATCCCCTGTTAAACATTCAAGTCAGACAAGAAAATGTAAAGTGATGAGATGTATAAAACTTACAAAAGGAACAAATAGGCAAGTTCATTATCACTAAACAATTGAGAACCACATAGAAGCCGTTgtttttttgcccttttttcaATGCAATTACTATAATATGCTAGACTCTGATGTTTTAAGTATATGTTTCTAAAGCCAATATCAGATAAGATCTTTCTGGATGCTCAAGAAATTgtgaatgaaaatttaatatgaataactATATTCAACTTCTACCACCAAAAGTTTCATCTAGTTCGAACAGAGACAAGCAATTATAGATGAATGAATGACAATAAAAGAACCTTTAACAGAGCAATGTGAAGCTGAGCATTAGAACTATTAGACTCAAGAAGTCCCATCTCAATCTCTTCAGGTGTCACTTCCAATAACTGGCTCAAACACCTGCAAAAGCTTGTCAGCATCAATTCATTTTGCGTTTTATTCTccaaaaaaacaaagcaaaaaaaaaaaaaaagttttccgGCGTCTCAATCCACAACAGCGAATAATTTCCATGCTTTTACAACCAATAACAACGCAGATACAAAACAAAGCCGGCATTGCATTGCAATTTGCTTTCTAAAATAAAAGGAGATGATCGTACGTTCAAAAATTGAGAACACAAGCAAGTTCCCATCGTTCACGTAGCTTTTTAACCTCAGATTCAGAAGACGATTCGTCCAGGAAaacaacttcttcttcttccttcaccTCTGTCATTTCTTCTCCACCTGTCTTTCTAGGAGACGGCTTCAGTTTACGGGGGCCACGGGCCATTTCGAGGGTGTGGAAGTGGATGGaagataaattttaagattttcccGCCCAAATAGTATTTACCTCAAATCATGGTCAAAGTTTGGTAACTAGCTGcggttaataattaaaaggccaaacgactgtttctcacccaaggtatgttgtactGTCAAGTGTCCCCctttatctatgataatatcaaatacccacccatcagcagttaaatttaacggaatcCTAACCCCTCAaagttttatctcattttgcccccctaaacttaaaaaactaaaaatttctctcagcctaagttttaaaaaatggcagtttcaccctaaggtttcgttttgaaatctctggctcTATTGTCagcggtctctccctcccaaagcattCTCTCCCTCCGACAGTCGCTTTCCTCCCATTGGACGTCCGATCGGTGTCAAAAAAACgatggaagacaaagaacttcgtcagggaagacgaagttcttcatctgggaagacgattgtcttcccagaagaagacctctgtgGAGACAaccatcttcccagacgaagacaacaacttcatcttcatctgggaagacgaagatcgGATGTTCGACGTCGATCAGGcttccaaatgagaggaaagagaccATCGAAGGGAGATGATGTTTTGGGAGAGAGAGgccaccggagatttcaaaacgaaaccctatagtgaaactgtcattttttaaacttaggctgggggaaattttagttt
It contains:
- the LOC123200072 gene encoding nitrate regulatory gene2 protein-like isoform X2, with the translated sequence MGCTQSNIDNAESVSLCKDRRNLMKEAVVARNAFAAGHSGYAVSLKNVGAALSEYAQGEAEYNQEESLQPVDATPAPPPPPPPPSSIERLPPPPPPPPNFSPSPIKRAFSLPSIPRKHTHEIDHGAIIEEDDGVDNDDEEEDEVEARGNNGDKLKNKKQLNKGVGRSHGEMMSSATTLPRTPVMTSVPKAAWDYFFMVDEHLAGTKLEKAEEKVIEHAKTAPPEFSSRKAGVNLMHMLSQIDDHFLKASQSSYEISNMLETTKVHYHSNFADNRSFVDHSARVMRVITWNKSFRGISNGEGGKDEVNLEESETLANVLDKMLAWEKKLYEEVKQGELTKREYQRKIKVLNKHKKRGATAESLEKTKAAVAYLHTRFIVDMQCMDSTVTEVNCLRDEELYPKLVALVDGMSKMWKTMSEHHDSQLEIVTDLKSLEVTNAPRETTKQHYDRTRQLCSSVNLWHSQFEKLVNHKKQFIQFLNSWLKSNLIPIESSLKERVSSPSRPPNPPILALLHSWNDNLEKLPDELAKSAISSFAAVINTIILLQEEEMKLKEKCDETRKEYIRKSQAFGEWCHKYQKRNASSESEAGKSEDANVKDAVMERQFVVESLKKRLDEEVEDHNRHCLQVREKSLGSLKIRLPELFRAMSDYTHTCSDAYERLRTLIQSQNTNGGSAH
- the LOC123199924 gene encoding uncharacterized protein LOC123199924 gives rise to the protein MAANSRESRRRKILERGSERLAFIKGRLPSPSQPQFHDDSKTESPQPLISREPHLSDQTTDFPDGEDKGKSALSGSTVLKEDPVFDADNITSAQYNGSREVSPLPYQGTSIENLRAATSEVNVVVQSSISSSSEGTASVSTSKQEQQLEPQRCQSRLFTPSQISSAISATEHTRLLCSVAVALLVVLSYVGFPLLGSNIIRFSPLYLVLLTNLTIVLSQLLYDNQGGFQRPVGGENNIPSTDGYVLAQQASKVLEVGLLLQKVIDTIFMNCSVYSIIVICGLCFV
- the LOC123199925 gene encoding DDT domain-containing protein DDR4-like isoform X2; amino-acid sequence: MGTCLCSQFLNGIPPVSKLLNDSDAWVSVLRKKLALWWPWVAEGETPLTAVKGYDGNTSIGYRLYKEVNKTGLKTKCKGKAFLTLPATCAQWKTLATFSRNFAKLWMNCHLAKLWQKLLLARQLPMMVFLLLKSFIRRKKGHVNGKKRQEMLLLNGFRNSFAVGITRSYRSRRSISYTFDDYDQAIDEAIELLKKCATSKEQRHGKSALNEGSVMETKMEKSYDKEGDSTGSDTESDT
- the LOC123199925 gene encoding DDT domain-containing protein DDR4-like isoform X1 gives rise to the protein MGLLESNSSNAQLHIALLKGIPPVSKLLNDSDAWVSVLRKKLALWWPWVAEGETPLTAVKGYDGNTSIGYRLYKEVNKTGLKTKCKGKAFLTLPATCAQWKTLATFSRNFAKLWMNCHLAKLWQKLLLARQLPMMVFLLLKSFIRRKKGHVNGKKRQEMLLLNGFRNSFAVGITRSYRSRRSISYTFDDYDQAIDEAIELLKKCATSKEQRHGKSALNEGSVMETKMEKSYDKEGDSTGSDTESDT